The sequence GCTAAAAAACAAATCTTAGCCACTAAATGTGATAGTGCTGCTTTGTATATTGGTAAGCATCCATTTCCTAAAACTAAAAAAGAAAAAGGTAGTGGTGGTCTTCCTCTTTATGTTCCTGATGTCCAGCGAGGCACAGCTGCTATTGGCGCTCCCGGTAGTGGCAAAACATTCAGTGCTATTAACCCAATGATCTACTCTGCCATTGAGCAAGGTTTTCCGATCATTGCTTACGATTTTAAGTATCCCTCTCAAGCTAAGATTGCAGCTTACGCTAAGAAAATGGGGTATGACGTGCATATTTTCGCCCCTGGGTTTCCTGAATCTGAAGTCTGTAATCCATTAGACTTTTTACGCGATAGTAGTGATGCAGAAACAGCACGACAAATTGCTACTGTCATTAATAAGAACTTTCGTATCCTTAGCAACAGCAATGAAGATGGTTTCTTTGGCCCCGCCGGTGATCAGTTGACGCAAGCTATTTTAATGTTGACGAAAGAGTTTGACCGTGCTGATGTCATGACCTCTGCTGCTATCCTTTCAAGTGAACAAATGGTGAAAAGGTTGATGGCAGCTAATCTTAATCCTTGGATCAAGATGGCCTTTGGTCAATTGTTCGGTTCCGCAGCCAGTGAAAAAACAGTGGCTGGCATTGTGGCTACCGCCAGCATCATGTTCACCCGCTTCATGGCCAAGAATACCTTGGGCTGCTTTGTCGGTAAGACGACCCTACCTTTGGAAATTAAGGGTAAGCAGATGATTATCTTTGGGCTGGACAGAGAACGTCGTGATGCGATCGCGCCTTTGATGTGTAGTGTCTTACACATGACCATTGCCCGAAATATCGCCCAAAAACGCCAAGACCCTTTAATAGTGGCACTTGATGAATTACCCTCAATCTACTTGCCCGATTTATTTAAATGGCTGAATGAATCTCGTTCCGAGGGATTTTGCGGGATCTTGGGCTGGCAGAATATGGGGCAGCTTGAGAAAAACTACGGTAAGGAGGTAGCGAAAACTATCCTTGGTGCTTGCGGTAGTAAATTCATTTTTAATCCCGGTGAACACGATTCTGCACAATTATTCTCCAGTTTTCTCGGAGATGAAGAAATTAAGTACAAACACAAAAGTCGTTCTACTGGTAGCGGTAAAACTAATACTACTACTAGCGACCAGGAGAAAACTAAAAAACTTTTTGAATCTGCCCAGTTTCTTAAACTTCCAGCAGGAAGATGTGTTTTTATCAATCCTGCATACTCAAATAAAAAAGAGGGGTCAGTTCCGCTACTAAGAAGTATTAAAATCCCCAAGGCTGTTATTACCATTGATGAATATAACCAAACTAACTGGAAAAAAATTGTCAGCTTATTGGCAAGAAAAAGTACCCAAACAGTACCTACAAGAGAGGACTTAGATGTAAGGATTGAAGATTTCAATAGTAGATTTCCTATTCCTGAAGGTCCTGTGGATACTACAGCCGCACAGAAACCAAATTACGAAAATTTTTCTTCATTTTCATTTTAATTTCTCATGAGAATTAAAATCAAAGAAACTCCCATCACTGATTTTGCTCATGATCTTGAGCAATTATCCCACATTCAAAACAGGTTTTGTAATCTCTTAGATTTAGATTTCAATATTACCAGCCAGTTGGAAAAGCAAGCGAAGAGAAGACCATCGATTAAAAAGCCAGGTATAAGAGTTAATGTTAAATTGTCAGACATTATACCTGACTTAACTATAGAGCATTATCAAAAAATAATAATTGAATATATTCAAGGGATTGGCTGGGATGACTTGCAGTATATAGGTTTTATTCAAAAATCTGATGTAGAAGTAGAAATTGATATTATCTTTAATCGGATTATTTCACCAGATAAAACTATTTCCCTTCGGTGCTTAGGAGCTAATTGGCAGCAGTATCAAATAATCAGGGACTCCTACAGTAATATTTTGCAATCTTTATCCCCCAATAGTTTATGTTTGATGAACGCTCGTTAAACTTAGTTTCTTCTTATGTCAAGACAGAAGAAACATTAGTAAATAATCTTGAAGAAATCTTGCTTGAAGGCATTGTACCGTTGGTCAACGCGATCGCCGAACGGTTGCAATACGAGTGGGAACAAAGAGCAAAAATTGAACTTGGTCAAGAAACATATCTCATGACTCCTGATGAATTTGGGGGTTGGAAGTGGGAAAAGGCAGATTCCCTCAACGAAGAATATGACGATGTTTGGAATGATGTCTGGGCAGATACCCCAGTCCCACCACGAACACCCGCTACTACCCAAAAAATGCTGATTGGTTCTTCTGAATCCGAACAGGAAGAGCAAACTTTAACTACAGTTGTCAGTTCTCCTCCTGCTCATATTGACGTTGAACACTGGCAGGAAACAGTTGAGGGGAGCGCCATTCACCCGGAAATTGCCCACCGTAATTTCACCAGTTTGCATCAAACTAGGGAATGGGAGCATGAGGCTTGGGAATACCTCATGTACAGTAATAAATTGCCACGCACCAATACAGGCAGGCTATCATTAGGAATCATGAGTAAGTATGCTCATATTGAATCTGGTGGCTGGTGGTGTGATGCTGGTGTTAATCCTTTATCCTTTGCTGACCTTCAACCAGGGGATAAACCTGAGAGAAAATTGTGGGGATGCTATAAACCCAACAACCCACGAGAAAAAGCGGATAAGCCCGGCAAGTTTATTAAATATGAGCATCCGCCAAAAACTGACCTGAGTATTTTCTTGTTAGATGTGCCTGATG comes from Nodularia sp. NIES-3585 and encodes:
- a CDS encoding type IV secretory system conjugative DNA transfer family protein, with translation MSNLQNQISTQIEQLQDPQHDIGRYTHHLFSPNGLAVLSMLGAYIIIQFFFGDGEKKKLASGYWGSRKEIATAQKKAKKQILATKCDSAALYIGKHPFPKTKKEKGSGGLPLYVPDVQRGTAAIGAPGSGKTFSAINPMIYSAIEQGFPIIAYDFKYPSQAKIAAYAKKMGYDVHIFAPGFPESEVCNPLDFLRDSSDAETARQIATVINKNFRILSNSNEDGFFGPAGDQLTQAILMLTKEFDRADVMTSAAILSSEQMVKRLMAANLNPWIKMAFGQLFGSAASEKTVAGIVATASIMFTRFMAKNTLGCFVGKTTLPLEIKGKQMIIFGLDRERRDAIAPLMCSVLHMTIARNIAQKRQDPLIVALDELPSIYLPDLFKWLNESRSEGFCGILGWQNMGQLEKNYGKEVAKTILGACGSKFIFNPGEHDSAQLFSSFLGDEEIKYKHKSRSTGSGKTNTTTSDQEKTKKLFESAQFLKLPAGRCVFINPAYSNKKEGSVPLLRSIKIPKAVITIDEYNQTNWKKIVSLLARKSTQTVPTREDLDVRIEDFNSRFPIPEGPVDTTAAQKPNYENFSSFSF